From Callithrix jacchus isolate 240 chromosome 15, calJac240_pri, whole genome shotgun sequence, one genomic window encodes:
- the ELP6 gene encoding elongator complex protein 6 isoform X3, which yields MFPELNNLLNTTPDRAEQGVNLTMARERGQLVFLEGLKSAVDVFFQAQEKPHPLQFLREASAGNLKPLFEFVRVALKPVDSGAAGWTYPVLLVDDLSVLLSLGLGAVAVLDFIHYCRATLCWELKGNVVVLVHDSGDVEDEENDILLNGLSHQSHLILRAEGLATGFCRDVHGQCVVPARCHSPTPSWSCFCHIRHLLPPWVKAPLRPPQKQMLPCFLYSLQNCEPIKPLFFINYPASCISFFLSFFFF from the exons ATGTTCCCGGAACTTAATAACCTGCTCAACACCACCCCGGACAGGGCGGAGCAG GGTGTCAACCTGACCATGGCGCGGGAGCGTGGGCAGCTTGTGTTCCTCGAGGGACTCAAGTCTGCAGTGGACGTCTTCTTCCAGGCTCAAGAGAAGCCACACCCCCTGCAGTTTCTCAG GGAGGCCAGTGCTGGGAACTTGAAACCATTGTTTGAGTTTGTACGTGTCGCCCTGAAGCCAGTAGACAGTGGAGCCGCTGGGTGGACCTACCCGGTGCTGCTGGTGGACGACCTCAGTGTGCTCCTGAGCCTGGGCCTGGGGGCGGTGGCTGTGCTGGACTTTATTCACTACTGCAGAGCCACCCTGTGCTGGGAACTAAAG GGAAATGTGGTGGTCCTTGTGCATGACAGTGGAGATGTGGAAGATGAGGAGAATGACATCCTGCTGAATGGCCTCAGTCATCAGAGCCACCTGATCCTGCGGGCTGAGGGCCTGGCCACTGGCTTCTGCAGGGATGTGCATGGGCAG tgtgtagtgcCTGCTCGCTGCCACTCCCCCACCCCATCTTGGTCCTGCTTCTGCCATATAAGACACCTGCTCCCGCCATGGGTGAAAGCTcccttgaggcctccccagaagcagatgctgccatgcttcctgtacagcctacagaactgtgagccaattaaacctcttttctttataaattacccagcctcgtgtatttctttctttctttctttcttttttttttga
- the ELP6 gene encoding elongator complex protein 6 isoform X2, giving the protein MFPELNNLLNTTPDRAEQGKLTLLCDAKTDGSFLVHHFLSFYLKANCKVCFVALIQSFSHYNIVGQKLGVNLTMARERGQLVFLEGLKSAVDVFFQAQEKPHPLQFLREASAGNLKPLFEFVRVALKPVDSGAAGWTYPVLLVDDLSVLLSLGLGAVAVLDFIHYCRATLCWELKGNVVVLVHDSGDVEDEENDILLNGLSHQSHLILRAEGLATGFCRDVHGQLRILWRRPSQSTSQRDQSLTYQYKIQDRSVSFFAKGMSPAVL; this is encoded by the exons ATGTTCCCGGAACTTAATAACCTGCTCAACACCACCCCGGACAGGGCGGAGCAG GGGAAACTGACTCTACTCTGTGATGCCAAGACAGATGGCAGTTTCCTTGTACACCACTTTCTCTCCTTCTACCTCAAAG ctAATTGTAAAGTCTGCTTTGTGGCACTCATCCAGTCCTTCAGCCACTACAATATCGTGGGACAGAAGCTG GGTGTCAACCTGACCATGGCGCGGGAGCGTGGGCAGCTTGTGTTCCTCGAGGGACTCAAGTCTGCAGTGGACGTCTTCTTCCAGGCTCAAGAGAAGCCACACCCCCTGCAGTTTCTCAG GGAGGCCAGTGCTGGGAACTTGAAACCATTGTTTGAGTTTGTACGTGTCGCCCTGAAGCCAGTAGACAGTGGAGCCGCTGGGTGGACCTACCCGGTGCTGCTGGTGGACGACCTCAGTGTGCTCCTGAGCCTGGGCCTGGGGGCGGTGGCTGTGCTGGACTTTATTCACTACTGCAGAGCCACCCTGTGCTGGGAACTAAAG GGAAATGTGGTGGTCCTTGTGCATGACAGTGGAGATGTGGAAGATGAGGAGAATGACATCCTGCTGAATGGCCTCAGTCATCAGAGCCACCTGATCCTGCGGGCTGAGGGCCTGGCCACTGGCTTCTGCAGGGATGTGCATGGGCAG CTGAGGATCCTGTGGAGGAGACCATCGCAGTCTACATCTCAGCGGGATCAGAGCCTCACTTACCAGTATAAGATACAGGACAGAAGCGTGTCATTTTTTGCCAAAGGAATGTCTCCTGCTGTTCTGTGA
- the ELP6 gene encoding elongator complex protein 6 isoform X8, translating to MFPELNNLLNTTPDRAEQGKLTLLCDAKTDGSFLVHHFLSFYLKANCKVCFVALIQSFSHYNIVGQKLGVNLTMARERGQLVFLEGLKSAVDVFFQAQEKPHPLQFLS from the exons ATGTTCCCGGAACTTAATAACCTGCTCAACACCACCCCGGACAGGGCGGAGCAG GGGAAACTGACTCTACTCTGTGATGCCAAGACAGATGGCAGTTTCCTTGTACACCACTTTCTCTCCTTCTACCTCAAAG ctAATTGTAAAGTCTGCTTTGTGGCACTCATCCAGTCCTTCAGCCACTACAATATCGTGGGACAGAAGCTG GGTGTCAACCTGACCATGGCGCGGGAGCGTGGGCAGCTTGTGTTCCTCGAGGGACTCAAGTCTGCAGTGGACGTCTTCTTCCAGGCTCAAGAGAAGCCACACCCCCTGCAGTTTCTCAG CTGA
- the ELP6 gene encoding elongator complex protein 6 isoform X6, giving the protein MARERGQLVFLEGLKSAVDVFFQAQEKPHPLQFLREASAGNLKPLFEFVRVALKPVDSGAAGWTYPVLLVDDLSVLLSLGLGAVAVLDFIHYCRATLCWELKGNVVVLVHDSGDVEDEENDILLNGLSHQSHLILRAEGLATGFCRDVHGQLRILWRRPSQSTSQRDQSLTYQYKIQDRSVSFFAKGMSPAVL; this is encoded by the exons ATGGCGCGGGAGCGTGGGCAGCTTGTGTTCCTCGAGGGACTCAAGTCTGCAGTGGACGTCTTCTTCCAGGCTCAAGAGAAGCCACACCCCCTGCAGTTTCTCAG GGAGGCCAGTGCTGGGAACTTGAAACCATTGTTTGAGTTTGTACGTGTCGCCCTGAAGCCAGTAGACAGTGGAGCCGCTGGGTGGACCTACCCGGTGCTGCTGGTGGACGACCTCAGTGTGCTCCTGAGCCTGGGCCTGGGGGCGGTGGCTGTGCTGGACTTTATTCACTACTGCAGAGCCACCCTGTGCTGGGAACTAAAG GGAAATGTGGTGGTCCTTGTGCATGACAGTGGAGATGTGGAAGATGAGGAGAATGACATCCTGCTGAATGGCCTCAGTCATCAGAGCCACCTGATCCTGCGGGCTGAGGGCCTGGCCACTGGCTTCTGCAGGGATGTGCATGGGCAG CTGAGGATCCTGTGGAGGAGACCATCGCAGTCTACATCTCAGCGGGATCAGAGCCTCACTTACCAGTATAAGATACAGGACAGAAGCGTGTCATTTTTTGCCAAAGGAATGTCTCCTGCTGTTCTGTGA
- the ELP6 gene encoding elongator complex protein 6 isoform X5: protein MFPELNNLLNTTPDRAEQGVNLTMARERGQLVFLEGLKSAVDVFFQAQEKPHPLQFLREASAGNLKPLFEFVRVALKPVDSGAAGWTYPVLLVDDLSVLLSLGLGAVAVLDFIHYCRATLCWELKGNVVVLVHDSGDVEDEENDILLNGLSHQSHLILRAEGLATGFCRDVHGQLRILWRRPSQSTSQRDQSLTYQYKIQDRSVSFFAKGMSPAVL, encoded by the exons ATGTTCCCGGAACTTAATAACCTGCTCAACACCACCCCGGACAGGGCGGAGCAG GGTGTCAACCTGACCATGGCGCGGGAGCGTGGGCAGCTTGTGTTCCTCGAGGGACTCAAGTCTGCAGTGGACGTCTTCTTCCAGGCTCAAGAGAAGCCACACCCCCTGCAGTTTCTCAG GGAGGCCAGTGCTGGGAACTTGAAACCATTGTTTGAGTTTGTACGTGTCGCCCTGAAGCCAGTAGACAGTGGAGCCGCTGGGTGGACCTACCCGGTGCTGCTGGTGGACGACCTCAGTGTGCTCCTGAGCCTGGGCCTGGGGGCGGTGGCTGTGCTGGACTTTATTCACTACTGCAGAGCCACCCTGTGCTGGGAACTAAAG GGAAATGTGGTGGTCCTTGTGCATGACAGTGGAGATGTGGAAGATGAGGAGAATGACATCCTGCTGAATGGCCTCAGTCATCAGAGCCACCTGATCCTGCGGGCTGAGGGCCTGGCCACTGGCTTCTGCAGGGATGTGCATGGGCAG CTGAGGATCCTGTGGAGGAGACCATCGCAGTCTACATCTCAGCGGGATCAGAGCCTCACTTACCAGTATAAGATACAGGACAGAAGCGTGTCATTTTTTGCCAAAGGAATGTCTCCTGCTGTTCTGTGA
- the ELP6 gene encoding elongator complex protein 6 isoform X7 encodes MFPELNNLLNTTPDRAEQGKLTLLCDAKTDGSFLVHHFLSFYLKANCKVCFVALIQSFSHYNIVGQKLGVNLTMARERGQLVFLEGLKSAVDVFFQAQEKPHPLQFLREMWWSLCMTVEMWKMRRMTSC; translated from the exons ATGTTCCCGGAACTTAATAACCTGCTCAACACCACCCCGGACAGGGCGGAGCAG GGGAAACTGACTCTACTCTGTGATGCCAAGACAGATGGCAGTTTCCTTGTACACCACTTTCTCTCCTTCTACCTCAAAG ctAATTGTAAAGTCTGCTTTGTGGCACTCATCCAGTCCTTCAGCCACTACAATATCGTGGGACAGAAGCTG GGTGTCAACCTGACCATGGCGCGGGAGCGTGGGCAGCTTGTGTTCCTCGAGGGACTCAAGTCTGCAGTGGACGTCTTCTTCCAGGCTCAAGAGAAGCCACACCCCCTGCAGTTTCTCAG GGAAATGTGGTGGTCCTTGTGCATGACAGTGGAGATGTGGAAGATGAGGAGAATGACATCCTGCTGA
- the ELP6 gene encoding elongator complex protein 6 isoform X4, producing MARERGQLVFLEGLKSAVDVFFQAQEKPHPLQFLREASAGNLKPLFEFVRVALKPVDSGAAGWTYPVLLVDDLSVLLSLGLGAVAVLDFIHYCRATLCWELKGNVVVLVHDSGDVEDEENDILLNGLSHQSHLILRAEGLATGFCRDVHGQCVVPARCHSPTPSWSCFCHIRHLLPPWVKAPLRPPQKQMLPCFLYSLQNCEPIKPLFFINYPASCISFFLSFFFF from the exons ATGGCGCGGGAGCGTGGGCAGCTTGTGTTCCTCGAGGGACTCAAGTCTGCAGTGGACGTCTTCTTCCAGGCTCAAGAGAAGCCACACCCCCTGCAGTTTCTCAG GGAGGCCAGTGCTGGGAACTTGAAACCATTGTTTGAGTTTGTACGTGTCGCCCTGAAGCCAGTAGACAGTGGAGCCGCTGGGTGGACCTACCCGGTGCTGCTGGTGGACGACCTCAGTGTGCTCCTGAGCCTGGGCCTGGGGGCGGTGGCTGTGCTGGACTTTATTCACTACTGCAGAGCCACCCTGTGCTGGGAACTAAAG GGAAATGTGGTGGTCCTTGTGCATGACAGTGGAGATGTGGAAGATGAGGAGAATGACATCCTGCTGAATGGCCTCAGTCATCAGAGCCACCTGATCCTGCGGGCTGAGGGCCTGGCCACTGGCTTCTGCAGGGATGTGCATGGGCAG tgtgtagtgcCTGCTCGCTGCCACTCCCCCACCCCATCTTGGTCCTGCTTCTGCCATATAAGACACCTGCTCCCGCCATGGGTGAAAGCTcccttgaggcctccccagaagcagatgctgccatgcttcctgtacagcctacagaactgtgagccaattaaacctcttttctttataaattacccagcctcgtgtatttctttctttctttctttcttttttttttga
- the ELP6 gene encoding elongator complex protein 6 isoform X1 produces MFPELNNLLNTTPDRAEQGKLTLLCDAKTDGSFLVHHFLSFYLKANCKVCFVALIQSFSHYNIVGQKLGVNLTMARERGQLVFLEGLKSAVDVFFQAQEKPHPLQFLREASAGNLKPLFEFVRVALKPVDSGAAGWTYPVLLVDDLSVLLSLGLGAVAVLDFIHYCRATLCWELKGNVVVLVHDSGDVEDEENDILLNGLSHQSHLILRAEGLATGFCRDVHGQCVVPARCHSPTPSWSCFCHIRHLLPPWVKAPLRPPQKQMLPCFLYSLQNCEPIKPLFFINYPASCISFFLSFFFF; encoded by the exons ATGTTCCCGGAACTTAATAACCTGCTCAACACCACCCCGGACAGGGCGGAGCAG GGGAAACTGACTCTACTCTGTGATGCCAAGACAGATGGCAGTTTCCTTGTACACCACTTTCTCTCCTTCTACCTCAAAG ctAATTGTAAAGTCTGCTTTGTGGCACTCATCCAGTCCTTCAGCCACTACAATATCGTGGGACAGAAGCTG GGTGTCAACCTGACCATGGCGCGGGAGCGTGGGCAGCTTGTGTTCCTCGAGGGACTCAAGTCTGCAGTGGACGTCTTCTTCCAGGCTCAAGAGAAGCCACACCCCCTGCAGTTTCTCAG GGAGGCCAGTGCTGGGAACTTGAAACCATTGTTTGAGTTTGTACGTGTCGCCCTGAAGCCAGTAGACAGTGGAGCCGCTGGGTGGACCTACCCGGTGCTGCTGGTGGACGACCTCAGTGTGCTCCTGAGCCTGGGCCTGGGGGCGGTGGCTGTGCTGGACTTTATTCACTACTGCAGAGCCACCCTGTGCTGGGAACTAAAG GGAAATGTGGTGGTCCTTGTGCATGACAGTGGAGATGTGGAAGATGAGGAGAATGACATCCTGCTGAATGGCCTCAGTCATCAGAGCCACCTGATCCTGCGGGCTGAGGGCCTGGCCACTGGCTTCTGCAGGGATGTGCATGGGCAG tgtgtagtgcCTGCTCGCTGCCACTCCCCCACCCCATCTTGGTCCTGCTTCTGCCATATAAGACACCTGCTCCCGCCATGGGTGAAAGCTcccttgaggcctccccagaagcagatgctgccatgcttcctgtacagcctacagaactgtgagccaattaaacctcttttctttataaattacccagcctcgtgtatttctttctttctttctttcttttttttttga